A single genomic interval of Nonomuraea rubra harbors:
- a CDS encoding sensor histidine kinase — protein sequence MSSRLVAGPLALIAAGGVVAGPLLETGLPAPPQQWVFIVLVLPLPVLGWLLAVRRPELRYGWLLLAAALALGLSVFGTGLSARGEAHVVTTALGSLGAVFYGLTWIFVPLLFPDGRLPSRRWRPVAWISGGAIALHAGGILVLGYNPYHPPSGPPSATELAGALAGAAGQFVTWIMAVIVFCGLVVRWRRSGRAERGQYAWMVGGMVATAAGAVLLSLFQFGGPQYGAAGVVGLLAVVGSLPAAIGVAVVRHRLLDVRVGLRGSRLHLVFDLRPTVDEVLSDLGTALEDTPEPVEQLARLAAAVRTGLDLRWAAVTLADGTRVVSGEQQGPAVLELPVRGGRIECGPRDTGPLTRVDRRLLEALAVPAGLAIQSAGLVTRLVNAQEAERRRIERNIHDGVQQQLVALIAGLELARATGAGPAVLAGLREQARQTLADLRELAAGIHPSALSQGGLVEAVEERCSRLPVRTTVTSPPSLRARRFADQVEGAMYFTVSEAVANALKHAAAATIEVRLEQDGGRLRATVADDGKGFDPGAPARRGLATLADRLDALGGSLTVDSEPGKGTRVNAWVPVDG from the coding sequence ATGAGTTCCAGGCTGGTGGCCGGGCCACTGGCGTTGATCGCCGCCGGCGGGGTGGTGGCCGGCCCGCTGCTGGAGACAGGGCTGCCCGCCCCGCCCCAGCAGTGGGTGTTCATCGTGCTCGTCCTGCCGCTGCCCGTGCTGGGCTGGCTGCTGGCCGTCCGGCGGCCCGAGCTGCGCTACGGCTGGTTGCTGCTGGCCGCGGCCCTGGCGCTGGGGCTCAGCGTGTTCGGCACCGGCCTGTCGGCCCGGGGCGAGGCACACGTGGTCACCACCGCCCTCGGCTCGCTGGGCGCGGTGTTCTACGGGCTCACCTGGATCTTCGTGCCCCTGCTGTTCCCCGACGGGCGGCTGCCGTCACGCCGGTGGCGGCCGGTGGCGTGGATCTCGGGGGGCGCGATCGCCCTGCACGCCGGGGGAATCCTGGTGCTCGGCTACAACCCGTACCACCCGCCCAGCGGGCCGCCGTCGGCCACGGAGCTGGCCGGCGCGCTCGCCGGCGCCGCCGGGCAGTTCGTCACGTGGATCATGGCGGTGATCGTCTTCTGCGGCCTGGTGGTCCGGTGGCGGCGCAGCGGCCGGGCGGAGCGCGGGCAGTACGCCTGGATGGTCGGCGGCATGGTGGCGACCGCGGCGGGAGCGGTGCTGCTGTCCCTGTTCCAGTTCGGCGGGCCCCAGTACGGGGCCGCCGGGGTGGTCGGGCTCCTGGCCGTGGTGGGATCGCTTCCGGCCGCGATCGGGGTGGCGGTGGTGCGGCACCGGCTGCTCGACGTCCGCGTCGGGCTGCGCGGCTCGCGTCTGCACCTGGTGTTCGACCTGCGGCCGACGGTGGACGAGGTGCTGTCCGATCTAGGCACGGCGCTGGAGGATACGCCCGAGCCGGTGGAGCAGCTCGCCCGGCTGGCGGCGGCCGTGCGTACCGGGCTGGACCTGCGGTGGGCGGCGGTGACGCTGGCGGACGGCACCCGCGTGGTCTCGGGCGAGCAGCAGGGGCCGGCGGTGCTGGAGCTGCCGGTACGCGGCGGGCGCATCGAGTGCGGGCCCCGCGACACCGGCCCGCTGACCCGCGTGGACAGGAGGCTGCTGGAGGCGCTGGCCGTACCGGCCGGGCTGGCCATCCAGAGCGCCGGCCTGGTCACCAGGCTGGTCAACGCCCAGGAGGCCGAGCGCCGCCGCATCGAGCGCAACATCCACGACGGCGTGCAGCAGCAGCTCGTCGCCCTGATCGCCGGCCTGGAGCTGGCCAGGGCGACCGGCGCCGGCCCCGCCGTGCTCGCCGGCCTGCGCGAGCAGGCCCGCCAGACCCTCGCCGACCTGCGGGAGCTGGCCGCGGGCATCCACCCGTCCGCGCTCAGCCAGGGCGGCCTGGTGGAGGCCGTGGAGGAGCGCTGCTCGCGCCTGCCCGTACGGACGACGGTGACCTCTCCCCCGTCGCTGCGGGCCAGGCGCTTCGCCGACCAGGTCGAGGGCGCGATGTACTTCACGGTGAGCGAGGCGGTGGCGAACGCGCTCAAGCACGCGGCCGCGGCCACCATCGAGGTACGCCTGGAGCAGGACGGCGGCCGCCTGCGGGCCACCGTGGCCGACGACGGCAAGGGCTTCGACCCGGGCGCGCCGGCCCGCAGGGGGCTGGCCACGCTCGCGGACCGGCTCGACGCGCTCGGCGGGAGCCTGACGGTGGACAGCGAGCCGGGAAAGGGGACACGGGTGAACGCGTGGGTGCCGGTCGATGGGTGA
- a CDS encoding response regulator transcription factor: MGELIRTVVADDHYLVREGTRQLLEMSGEVAVVGAVGDADELLDAVRRLGPDVVITDIRMPGGEWRQGFEGIDAAHRIRSAHPGVGVVVLSQFSDALFAFELFKHGTEGFAYLLKDRVGDLDELLGAIRAVASGGSVIDPKVVEGLLARRDVRGQQEALTARERDVLREMAHGRTNSAIARALHLSISSVEKHVNSIFTKLGLENSGDVHRRVAAVLAYLGPDPS, translated from the coding sequence ATGGGTGAGCTGATCCGTACGGTGGTGGCGGACGACCACTACCTGGTGCGCGAGGGCACCCGGCAGTTGCTGGAGATGTCGGGCGAGGTGGCGGTCGTGGGCGCGGTGGGCGACGCCGACGAGCTGCTCGACGCCGTGCGCAGGCTCGGCCCCGACGTGGTGATCACCGACATCCGGATGCCCGGAGGGGAGTGGCGGCAGGGCTTCGAGGGCATCGACGCCGCCCACCGCATCCGCTCCGCGCATCCGGGGGTGGGGGTGGTGGTGCTGTCGCAGTTCTCGGACGCGCTGTTCGCGTTCGAGCTGTTCAAGCACGGCACCGAGGGGTTCGCGTACCTGCTCAAGGACCGGGTCGGCGACCTCGACGAGCTGCTCGGGGCGATCAGGGCGGTCGCCTCCGGCGGCTCGGTCATCGACCCGAAGGTGGTCGAGGGCCTGCTGGCCAGGCGTGACGTACGGGGCCAGCAGGAGGCCCTGACCGCCAGGGAGCGGGACGTGCTGCGCGAGATGGCCCACGGCCGGACGAACTCCGCCATCGCCCGCGCCCTGCACCTGTCGATCTCCTCGGTGGAGAAGCACGTGAACTCCATCTTCACCAAGCTCGGTTTGGAGAACAGCGGCGACGTGCACCGGCGGGTGGCGGCGGTCCTGGCCTACCTGGGGCCGGATCCGTCGTGA
- a CDS encoding DUF418 domain-containing protein has product MTTLNEAPARPRATAGRALAPDLARGAMLLAIAFAHAPLFLTDVRRGPAVLNAITDVFHFLFVNNHARPMFAFLFGYALVQLLNRQLDRSGGDWVAARKLLRRRGWWLVAIGLVHVALLVPIDILAIYGFASVVLVGLLRRRDAALLWTAGLTFVPATAIVGVGMWFPMSQGISTLTKGSIAATGQDFWTMAAERLTVWPFGLVVGGLAVVPGIVLGMWAARRGYLEEPERHRPFLVRATVITISGSVAGSLPAALIQAGVWADPSSAAVWAAVLAQPLTGYAGGIGMAALVALVAIRAGRRRNRLTTMVEALGQRSMSLYLFQSIAFLVIFYPYGLGLQDDLGLAGATLVAIGTWVVSLLLADLMRRVGYRGPAEILLRRLAYR; this is encoded by the coding sequence ATGACCACGCTGAACGAGGCGCCGGCCCGCCCGCGCGCCACCGCCGGGCGAGCCCTCGCCCCTGACCTGGCACGCGGCGCGATGCTGCTGGCCATCGCGTTCGCGCACGCGCCGCTGTTCCTGACCGACGTGCGTCGCGGTCCCGCGGTGCTCAACGCGATCACCGACGTCTTCCACTTCCTCTTCGTCAACAACCACGCGCGGCCGATGTTCGCCTTCCTGTTCGGGTACGCGCTGGTGCAACTGCTCAACCGGCAGCTCGACCGCTCGGGCGGCGACTGGGTGGCGGCCCGCAAGCTGCTGCGGCGGCGCGGATGGTGGCTGGTGGCGATCGGGCTCGTGCACGTGGCGCTGCTGGTCCCCATCGACATCCTGGCCATCTACGGCTTCGCCTCCGTCGTGCTGGTGGGCCTGCTGCGGCGCCGCGACGCGGCCCTGCTGTGGACGGCCGGGCTCACGTTCGTCCCCGCCACCGCCATCGTCGGGGTGGGCATGTGGTTCCCGATGTCGCAGGGCATCTCCACCCTGACCAAGGGCAGCATCGCCGCGACCGGCCAGGACTTCTGGACCATGGCCGCCGAGCGGCTCACTGTCTGGCCCTTCGGCCTGGTCGTGGGCGGCCTCGCGGTCGTCCCCGGCATCGTGCTGGGCATGTGGGCGGCGCGCCGCGGCTACCTGGAGGAGCCCGAACGGCACCGCCCCTTCCTCGTCCGCGCCACCGTGATCACCATCTCCGGGTCCGTCGCGGGCTCCCTGCCCGCCGCCCTCATCCAGGCCGGCGTGTGGGCAGACCCGTCATCGGCGGCGGTGTGGGCGGCCGTGCTGGCGCAGCCCCTCACCGGGTACGCGGGCGGCATCGGCATGGCGGCCCTGGTCGCCCTCGTCGCGATCCGCGCCGGGCGGCGCCGCAACCGGCTCACCACCATGGTCGAGGCGCTCGGCCAGCGCTCGATGAGCCTGTACCTCTTCCAGTCGATCGCGTTCCTCGTGATCTTCTACCCGTACGGGCTGGGCCTTCAGGACGACCTCGGGCTGGCCGGCGCCACGCTGGTGGCGATCGGCACGTGGGTGGTCTCCCTGCTGCTCGCCGACCTGATGCGCCGCGTCGGCTACCGGGGCCCGGCCGAGATCCTGCTGCGCCGCCTGGCCTACCGCTGA